The following is a genomic window from Candidatus Omnitrophota bacterium.
AAGGACAGGCACGCGGCCGAGCCGGCTGGCGTTAAAACAGGTTGAAGAGATAGAAAGATTATTCCCCGGAATAAGATTCAAGGCAGTAACTTATCAGACCCCGGGGGACAGGGATAAACTAACTCCTATTTCCGAGATCGAGGGCTCTGATTTTTTCACCAGGGACATTGACCGGGCGCTTTTGAGGGGAGAGATAGATCTGGCAGTGCACAGCAGCAAGGACTTACCGCAGAGTTTGACGCCGGGTTTGGCGGTCGCCTTTGAGGCCGCGGCCTTAAGCCCCTTTGACGCCTTTATCTCAAAGGACGGGCTGGCATTAAAGAGATTGCCGGTGAAAAGCAGAGTGGGGACCAGCAGTAACAGGAGGAAAAGCCAGATCAAGGTTCTCAGGCCCGACCTTCAAATAGTCGATATCCGCGGCACCATTGAAGAAAGGATATCTCTCATCGCCTCCGGGAAAATAGACGGCCTTATTGTCGCTCACGCGGCTTTGATCCGGCTGGGTTTAGAGAAAGAAATATCGGAGGTATTTCCGCTGAACGTATTTCAGACGCATCCAAAGCAGGGCAGTTTATCAATAGTAACAAGAGAGGATATATGCGCAAAGCTAAGGTCTATCTTATTGGCGCCGGCCCGGGTGACTGGGAGCTGATCAGCGTCAAAGGCCTGAAGCGGCTGAGGCAGGCCGACGTCATATTGTATGATTTCCTGGCTTCAAAAGACCTTCTATGGTTTGCCAAAAAAGGCGCGGAGATAATCTGCGTGGGCAAAAAAGACGGGCTGCATCTATTAGAGCAGAGGCAGATCAATAAATTGCTTTATCAAAAGGCCGCGGAGAATAAGATCATCGCCCGCTTAAAAGGCGGCGACCCGTTCGTCTTCAGCCGCGGCATAGAAGAGGCGTTGTATCTAAAGAGGAAAGGCATTGATTTTGAGGTCATTCCCGGAGTTACTTCGGCCTTTGCCGCCGCGGAAAGTTTCGGCATCCCTTTGACCAAAAGAAAGGAATTTTCTTCCGTAGCGGTTTTGACCGG
Proteins encoded in this region:
- the hemC gene encoding hydroxymethylbilane synthase, which translates into the protein MRKLRTGTRPSRLALKQVEEIERLFPGIRFKAVTYQTPGDRDKLTPISEIEGSDFFTRDIDRALLRGEIDLAVHSSKDLPQSLTPGLAVAFEAAALSPFDAFISKDGLALKRLPVKSRVGTSSNRRKSQIKVLRPDLQIVDIRGTIEERISLIASGKIDGLIVAHAALIRLGLEKEISEVFPLNVFQTHPKQGSLSIVTREDICAKLRSILLAPARVTGS
- the cobA gene encoding uroporphyrinogen-III C-methyltransferase; the protein is MRKAKVYLIGAGPGDWELISVKGLKRLRQADVILYDFLASKDLLWFAKKGAEIICVGKKDGLHLLEQRQINKLLYQKAAENKIIARLKGGDPFVFSRGIEEALYLKRKGIDFEVIPGVTSAFAAAESFGIPLTKRKEFSSVAVLTGRKSGGGPIDAPACDTLVYLMAVGNINNVVNAVLRSGMAKNTPCAFIEQGTTDRQRITVGTLADIAYKARKYAVRPPAVFIVGEIIKYGEKIYGHEFKDR